One Brassica napus cultivar Da-Ae chromosome A1, Da-Ae, whole genome shotgun sequence genomic region harbors:
- the LOC106449268 gene encoding transmembrane emp24 domain-containing protein p24delta4-like produces the protein MRREFATTLLLSTLFSFLVPELIPVGEGVWLNIPKTGAKCVSEEIQSKVVVLADYLVISDEHSIFPTVSVKVTSPYGSVLHHSENATHGQFAFTTQESGTYLACFEAVGNSHGNKDISINLDWKTGIAAKDWDSIARKEKIEGVELELRKLEAAVEAIHENLLYLRNREADMRIVSENTNSRVAWYSIMSLGICILVTGLQILYLKQYFERKKLI, from the exons ATGCGGCGTGAGTTTGCGACAACGCTCTTACTCTCGACTCTCTTTTCCTTTCTTGTGCCGGAGCTAATTCCGGTCGGCGAAGGCGTGTGGCTCAACATACCCAAGACCGGAGCAAAGTGCGTGTCGGAGGAAATCCAGAGCAAGGTCGTCGTTTTGGCCGATTACCTCGTCATCTCCGACGAACATTCCATCTTCCCTACTGTTTCCGTCAAG GTTACATCACCATATGGCAGCGTTTTGCACCACAGTGAAAACGCTACGCATGGTCAGTTTGCGTTTACAACCCAAGAATCAGGAACCTACTTGGCCTGTTTTGAGGCTGTAGGGAATAGTCACGGCAACAAGGATATCAGCATCAACCTtgactggaaaactggaatcgcGGCCAAGGATTGGGACTCCATTGCCAGAAAAGAGAAGATCGAG GGTGTGGAGCTGGAGCTTAGGAAACTCGAAGCTGCAGTTGAAGCCATACATGAAAACCTACTTTACCTCAGAAACag AGAAGCAGACATGAGGATTGTGAGTGAAAACACAAACTCGCGAGTCGCATGGTACAGTATAATGTCTCTAGGCATCTGCATTCTAGTCACTGGTTTACAGATTTTGTACTTGAAGCAATACTTTGAAAGGAAGAAGCTTATTTAA